From a single Sorghum bicolor cultivar BTx623 chromosome 5, Sorghum_bicolor_NCBIv3, whole genome shotgun sequence genomic region:
- the LOC110435967 gene encoding uncharacterized protein LOC110435967 encodes MATNAGVEQGHWREVLDHLDLLSQRMNDLGVTQQQVKQQLQETSLKVDKCTADQDMIAQQVRVNGHAVAQITLRQFANENHSDVTDSVVVDEEDTFENVFAANERANPRQNTTFHPRHNRLPPRRDALPHHALPKMLFPSFDGSQPKIWLDKCKNYFRIYQIPDTLWVEAASMHLQDNASKWWQTYKMTYPDVSWQRFSADIQIQFGSDDYRASLNDLLDLKQDTTVEEYTTKFQSLQYDVTMHGGNYDPMFFATHYVRGLREDIRAMVEPQVPTTVEKAVIIAKIQQKVVERGKLKFQHNKHQPKGQQPRPEAKQANTYGSLWRDKQLRDYRKANNLCYGCGEKYEPGHAEQCPKRVKPQLNAMVVNDLDKEINEDLLNEMAIDEMLTETFCQLSLNAMSGTDTGNSIKLKATVRNKTMLILVDTGSSHTFVSSAFVNLTQLPTTTMPHQKVQLANVLGYDWLKTFSPMQCDWQAKTLQFQYHQKLITLKGLVPAPLSANPITAKHMFKAIKGNDIWAYVMVDKAVSPASTPSTATTQRAAELQDLLLQYADIFQDPKHLPPHRSYDHAIPLFPDAVPVNARPYHYSPQHKTEIEAQVKQLLESGLITHSHSHSPFASPVLLVKKKDGQWRFCIDYRKLNTMTIKNRFPMPIVDEILDELSGSRFFTKLDMRSGYHQIRMLPEDEFKTAFKTHQGHYQFRVMPFGLTNAPATFQCIMNQLLQPYLRKFVLVFLDDILIYNTSMEDHLQHIQQVFEVLRKNQLYLKASKCTFAQPSLEYLGHIISDKGVATDPAKTQDMVKWPTPSTMTELRAFLGFTGYYRKFVKNYGVIAKPLTVVLRLKQFQWSAQAQEAFDNLKVAMTTTPVLALLDFTKQFQIETDACGEGWRNGDPIWNAKSLLSSLIIDPDYAESKG; translated from the exons ATGGCTACCAATGCTGGGGTTGAGCAGGGCCACTGGCGCGAGGTGTTGGACCATCTCGACCTGCTCTCTCAACGCATGAATGATTTGGGTGTCACTCAACAACAAGTCAAACAACAGTTGCAGGAGACAAGCCTGAAAGTGGACAAGTGCACTGCTGATCAAGACATGATAGCTCAGCAAGTCAGGGTAAATGGCCATGCTGTTGCCCAGATCACTCTTCGTCAGTTTGCCAATGAGAACCATTCAGATGTTACTGACTCAGTAGTGGTAGATGAGGAGGATACTTTTGAGAATGTGTTTGCTGCCAATGAGAGAGCCAACCCAAGACAGAACACAACTTTTCACCCTCGACACAATCGGCTTCCACCGCGGCGGGACGCCTTACCTCATCATGCTTTGCCCAAGATGTTGTTCCCTTCCTTTGATGGCTCTCAACCCAAGATCTGGCTGGATAAGTGCAAGAACTATTTCAGGATCTATCAGATTCCTGATACTCTGTGGGTGGAAGCAGCTTCAATGCATCTGCAAGATAATGCATCCAAGTGGTGGCAGACTTACAAGATGACTTACCCAGATGTCTCTTGGCAGCGTTTCTCTGCTGATATCCAGATTCAGTTTGGCAGTGATGATTACAGAGCATCACTGAATGACTTACTTGATCTCAAACAAGACACTACAGTGGAAGAGTATACTACCAAGTTTCAGTCCTTGCAGTACGATGTCACTATGCATGGTGGCAACTATGATCCTATGTTTTTTGCCACTCACTATGTCAGGGGTCTCAGGGAGGACATTCGAGCTATGGTGGAGCCACAAGTCCCTACTACTGTGGAGAAAGCAGTTATCATCGCTAAGATTCAGCAGAAAGTGGTGGAACGCGGCAAACTGAAGTTTCAGCATAACAAGCATCAGCCTAAGGGACAGCAACCCAGACCTGAGGCTAAGCAAGCTAATACCTATGGCAGTCTGTGGAGGGATAAGCAGCTCAGAGACTATAGAAAGGCCAACAATCTTTGTTATGGCTGTGGTGAGAAGTATGAACCAGGGCATGCTGAGCAATGTCCCAAAAGAGTCAAACCACAGCTCAATGCTATGGTGGTCAACGACTTGGACAAGGAGATTAATGAGGACCTACTCAATGAAATGGCTATTGATGAGATGTTGACAGAGACTTTTTGTCAGCTGTCACTGAATGCCATGTCTGGCACTGATACTGGCAATTCCATTAAACTGAAGGCCACGGTCAGAAACAAAACCATGCTCATTCTGGTGGATACTGGTAGTAGTCACACTTTTGTCAGTTCTGCTTTTGTCAACTTGACCCAGTTACCGACTACCACCATGCCTCATCAAAAAGTCCAGCTGGCTAATG TTCTGGGCTATGACTGGCTTAAGACATTCAGTCCCATGCAATGTGATTGGCAAGCTAAGACACTACAATTTCAGTATCACCAGAAACTGATTACTCTCAAGGGTCTGGTACCTGCACCATTGTCTGCCAATCCTATCACGGCTAAACACATGTTCAAAGCCATCAAAGGCAATGATATCTGGGCATATGTCATGGTAGACAAAGCAGTTTCACCTGCCAGTACTCCATCCACAGCAACAACTCAACGAGCAGCTGAGCTACAAGATTTACTGTTGCAGTATGCTGACATATTCCAGGATCCTAAGCATTTACCACCACATAGATCCTATGATCATGCTATTCCACTGTTCCCTGATGCAGTTCCAGTGAATGCCAGACCCTACCATTATTCTCCTCAGCATAAAACTGAGATTGAAGCCCAAGTGAAACAACTCTTGGAATCAGGACTCATCACTCACAGTCACAGTCACAGTCCTTTTGCCTCTCCTGTCTTGTTGGTCAAGAAGAAAGATGGACAGTGGCGGTTTTGCATTGATTACAGAAAACTTAATACTATGACAATCAAAAACAGGTTTCCTATGCCTATTGTGGATGAAATTCTGGATGAATTGTCAGGTTCCAGATTTTTCACCAAATTGGACATGAGGTCTGGGTACCACCAGATCAGAATGCTCCCTGAGGATGAGTTCAAAACTGCTTTTAAAACACATCAGGGCCACTATCAATTCAGAGTCATGCCTTTTGGTCTCACCAATGCCCCTGCCACTTTCCAGTGTATTATGAACCAGTTGTTGCAACCATACTTGAGAAAGTTTGTGCTGGTTTTTCTGGATGATATCCTCATATACAACACTTCTATGGAAGATCACTTGCAACACATACAGCAAGTGTTTGAGGTGTTAAGGAAGAATCAATTATATCTCAAGGCTTCCAAGTGTACTTTTGCTCAACCTAGCCTGGAGTACCTTGGTCACATAATATCTGATAAAGGGGTAGCAACTGATCCAGCAAAGACTCAGGACATGGTAAAATGGCCTACACCATCCACAATGACTGAGCTGAGAGCCTTTCTGGGATTCACAGGATATTACAGAAAGTTTGTGAAGAACTATGGAGTGATTGCCAAACCACTTACTGTAGTGCTCAGGCTTAAACAATTTCAGTGGTCAGCTCAAGCCCAAGAAGCTTTTGACAACCTCAAAGTGGCTATGACTACAACTCCAGTTTTGGCTCTACTAGATTTCACAAAACAGTTTCAGATTGAAACAGATGCTTGTGGTGAAGGA TGGAGAAATGGAGACCCTATCTGGAACGCCAAGAGTTTGTTATCCTCACTGATCATAGATCCCGACTACGCCGAGAGCAAGGGCTAG